One window of the Podospora pseudocomata strain CBS 415.72m chromosome 7, whole genome shotgun sequence genome contains the following:
- a CDS encoding hypothetical protein (EggNog:ENOG503NYGC; COG:G; CAZy:GH17), which yields MRAFTTLAAVAGVLASGASAENYLGFNSGSTKADHSAKFKADFLQEFKTAQNLESAPGTFNAVRLYTNIQAYSKDDPISAFEAAVETKTKILLGVWTSGTDSIANELNALKKAIDKYGKSFTDLVIGMSIGSEDLYRISETGIKNEAGVGAGPDVLLKFISDYKKSVAGTALAKVPIGHVDTWDAYTNATNKAVVDALDWVGVDEYPYYESGKGNHIKNSGKLFDRAYDAVAAAVGGKPIWITETGWPASGPDWDEAEATVANAKYYWQEIGCRKLFNKVPTFWYNLRDSNPDNKMQFAITKDLSTKPLFDLTCPTTFDTPTGTSASSTASATGSQTSVSAPGSSATGGAGSTGGSTDSGSSETGTDSEASNQDDVVEGSASLGKGLSAVTIAGLALVAGVFALF from the coding sequence ATGCGCGCTTTCACAACTCTGGcagctgtggctggcgtcCTCGCCTCGGGCGCCTCCGCTGAGAACTATCTCGGTTTCAACTCGGGATCCACCAAGGCCGACCACTCGGCCAAGTTCAAGGCCGACTTCCTCCAGGAGTTCAAGACCGCTCAGAACCTCGAGAGCGCCCCAGGAACATTCAACGCTGTGCGTTTGTACACCAACATCCAGGCCTACTCCAAGGACGACCCCATCTCGGCCTTCGAGGCCGCCGTcgagaccaagaccaagatcCTTCTCGGCGTCTGGACCTCGGGCACCGATAGTATCGCCAACGAGCTCAACGCCCTGAAGAAGGCCATCGACAAGTATGGCAAGTCTTTTACCGACCTGGTCATCGGCATGTCCATCGGCAGCGAGGATCTATACCGCATCTCCGAGACCGGTATCAAGAACGAGGCGGGCGTCGGTGCTGGCCCTGACGTCCTGCTTAAGTTCATCAGCGATTACAAGAAGTCGGTTGCCGGGACTGCTCTCGCCAAGGTCCCCATCGGTCACGTCGACACCTGGGATGCCTacaccaacgccaccaacaaggccGTAGTCGACGCTCTCGattgggttggtgttgatgagtACCCCTACTATGAGAGCGGCAAGGGCAACCACATTAAGAACTCGGGCAAACTCTTCGACCGCGCCTACGATgccgttgctgccgctgttggTGGCAAGCCTATCTGGATTACCGAGACTGGTTGGCCCGCTTCCGGCCCTGACTGGgatgaggccgaggccaCCGTCGCCAACGCCAAGTATTATTGGCAGGAGATCGGCTGCCGCAAGCTCTTCAACAAGGTCCCCACTTTCTGGTACAACCTCCGTGACTCCAACCCCGACAACAAGATGCAGttcgccatcaccaaggaTCTCTCCACCAAGCCTCTCTTTGACCTCACCTGCCCCACCACCTTTGACACCCCCACCGGTACTTCTGCTTCCTCTACCGCTAGCGCCACCGGCTCCCAGACCAGCGTGAGCGCCCCTGGCAGCTCTGCCACTGGCGGTGCCGGCAGCACTGGTGGAAGCACTGACTCCGGCTCTTCCGAGACTGGCACCGACTCCGAGGCTTCCAACcaggatgatgtcgtcgagggCAGTGCTTCCCTCGGCAAGGGCCTCTCGGCTGTCACCATCGCCGGCCTGGCTCTCGTTGCCGGTGTCTTCGCTCTCTTCTAA
- a CDS encoding hypothetical protein (EggNog:ENOG503PXG8) produces the protein MSHPTSGQSPSGSVPSQPPKSEAYNAGANANPSAAPMHLRHPMTRNLSEFAVGDTPLATASPTANAPGTDYLTCRRNPYNEASGKLTAGSLRRGVHGGKPTSERERRATHYEGEGGEALQNENEDAQGKMETCGEGKVADAVERTRRRDTSGEPHGRVRGEVSFLGEDGDLERMKARQEVERTQIKKMRERGEDVDGRGGKEERKPSVEV, from the coding sequence ATGTCCCACCCCACCTCTGGCCAGTCCCCGTCGGGCTCCgtcccttcccaaccccccaaatcaGAAGCATACAACGCCGGTGCCAATGCCAACCCCAGCGCCGCCCCAATGCACCTCCGACATCCCATGACACGTAACCTCTCCGAGTTCGCGGTAGGCGACACACCCCTCGCAACGGCCTCTCCCACGGCTAACGCCCCTGGGACTGACTACCTCACCTGCCGCCGCAACCCTTACAACGAGGCTTCTGGCAAACTCACGGCGGGGTCCCTCAGGCGAGGCGTTCACGGCGGAAAGCCCACTAGCGAGCGGGAGAGAAGAGCTACACACtacgagggcgagggtggggaggcgtTGCAGAACGAGAATGAGGATGCTCAGGGCAAGATGGAGACTTGTGGCGAGGGCAAGGTTGCTGATGCGGTGGAACGCACGAGACGTAGGGATACGAGTGGCGAGCCGCATGGGCgagtgaggggggaggtgagcttcttgggggaggacggcgatttggagaggatgaaAGCAAGGCAGGAAGTCGAGCGGACgcagatcaagaagatgagggagaggggggaggatgtaGATGGTCGGggcgggaaggaggagaggaagccgAGTGTGGAAGTTTAA
- a CDS encoding hypothetical protein (EggNog:ENOG503P77F) — MATHAERLDYLFNAPEEHLRDAVYALCNNDEVSYFYFYSYFLSTRTSTSGRPPAPAPVRAAAPAPKSRVKHDYLECVQCEASFFVSEHQANECRYHPGKLECDWEAGGWEDWDSDAGDPRDDERNKDLYLVGFKYTYCDKEDGRSGYMEAAVLRKMKRKRAHSDYQAPESNRYVRYRR, encoded by the exons ATGGCTACGCATGCGGAAAGGTTGGACTACCTTTTCAATGCGCCGGAAGAGCATCTGCGCGATGCAGTGTATGCTTTGTGCAATAACGATGAGGTG TCGTACTTTTACTTCTACTCATACTTCCTCTCCACTCGCACCTCTACTTCTGGCCGCCCGcctgctccggctccggtTCGCGCCGCCGCCCCTGCACCGAAGTCTAGGGTCAAACACGACTATCTTGAGTGTGTACAGTGCGAGGCTAGCTTTTTTGTGTCAGAGCACCAAGCAAACGAGTGCCGATATCATCCTG GCAAACTAGAATGCGACTGGGAAgcggggggatgggaggactGGGACTCAGATGCGGGGGATCCTcgtgatgatgagaggaaTAAGGATCTGTACCTTGTTGGCTTCAAGTACACCTATTGCGACAAAGAAGACGGCCGGTCAGGCT ACATGGAGGCTGCCGTTCTCAGAAAGATGAAGCGGAAGAGGGCGCACTCAGATTATCAGGCACCTGAATCCAACCGTTATGTGAGATATAGGAGGTAG